The proteins below are encoded in one region of Effusibacillus dendaii:
- a CDS encoding CxxH/CxxC protein translates to MFTACEEHIDMAIDEFIFTYEEPPELRLIEELSVADDLHSKCQFCGAPTKYIVTKEVE, encoded by the coding sequence ATGTTCACTGCTTGCGAGGAACATATTGATATGGCAATTGATGAATTTATTTTTACGTATGAGGAACCGCCCGAACTGCGATTGATCGAAGAACTGTCCGTAGCGGATGACTTGCATTCCAAGTGCCAGTTCTGCGGGGCGCCAACCAAGTATATTGTGACGAAAGAAGTCGAGTAG
- the rlmH gene encoding 23S rRNA (pseudouridine(1915)-N(3))-methyltransferase RlmH — translation MNLTIVAVGKMKEKYWLQAVAEYEKRLSAYAKVRIIEVADEPTPDSASAAQEEAVREKEAGRILAQLKERDYVIALAIDGQTFSSEEWAAQMDRLAGQGNSSFVFVIGGSLGLHASVLSRANLKLSFSKFTFPHQMMRVILLEQVYRAFRILRGGPYHK, via the coding sequence ATGAACCTTACGATCGTGGCAGTTGGCAAAATGAAAGAAAAGTATTGGCTGCAGGCCGTGGCCGAATATGAAAAACGGCTGTCTGCCTACGCAAAAGTCCGCATCATCGAAGTGGCGGACGAACCGACACCGGACAGCGCTTCGGCCGCACAGGAAGAAGCGGTGAGGGAGAAGGAAGCGGGGCGGATTTTGGCGCAGTTGAAAGAGCGGGATTATGTGATCGCGTTGGCGATCGACGGGCAGACGTTTTCATCGGAGGAGTGGGCGGCGCAGATGGACCGCTTGGCAGGGCAGGGGAACAGTTCATTTGTGTTTGTGATCGGCGGGTCGCTCGGGCTGCATGCGTCCGTGTTGAGCCGCGCGAATCTGAAGCTGTCATTCTCAAAGTTTACATTCCCGCATCAGATGATGCGGGTGATTTTGTTGGAGCAGGTGTACCGGGCGTTTCGGATTTTGAGGGGTGGACCGTATCACAAGTGA